The Prevotella sp. E9-3 genome has a window encoding:
- a CDS encoding single-stranded DNA-binding protein: MNKVMLIGNVGRDPEVRYVDQGQAVARLTMATTERGYTLQNGTQVPDRTEWHNVILWRKLAEIVERYVHKGDKIYIEGRIHYASYDDKQGKRQFYTEIWADNMELLSPKPASQGNGAPSAAAVPSAGSNPTGNAQAGSAQAGDTSASANNFSANDNEELPF, encoded by the coding sequence ATGAACAAGGTAATGCTGATAGGTAATGTTGGACGCGATCCTGAAGTACGCTATGTTGACCAGGGACAGGCAGTAGCCCGACTGACGATGGCCACCACCGAGCGTGGCTATACCCTTCAGAATGGTACGCAGGTGCCCGACCGTACGGAGTGGCACAACGTGATTCTGTGGAGGAAGCTGGCCGAGATAGTAGAGCGTTATGTTCATAAAGGCGACAAGATTTATATAGAAGGCCGCATTCATTATGCCTCGTATGACGACAAGCAGGGCAAGCGCCAGTTTTATACCGAGATATGGGCTGACAATATGGAACTGCTTTCGCCTAAACCTGCCAGTCAGGGCAATGGTGCTCCTTCTGCCGCCGCAGTTCCTTCTGCCGGCAGCAATCCGACTGGTAATGCCCAGGCAGGTAGCGCTCAGGCAGGCGATACTTCGGCAAGTGCCAATAATTTTTCGGCCAACGATAACGAGGAGCTGCCATTCTAA
- a CDS encoding glycoside hydrolase family 25 protein yields MKKFTILLALLMAFLAIGSVDAQRSKSSRRSKARTHRVVKKKKRKAPQRPPTIHENPYVMCEDTCGHVHGIDMSHYQGEVFWETVGDNSRMAYVYLKATEGGDRIDSRYEENIELAHRYGLKVGSYHFFRPKTDLVKQMANFRTQCLPGEQDLIPMLDVESTGGLDSEEFCDSLFRFLDMMEATYHQKPLIYTGRNFYNKHLVGKIDDYLLMIAMYTDEEPVLADDRDICLWQYTAKGRINGVIGYVDKSRFMGSHGLRELKYRR; encoded by the coding sequence ATGAAGAAGTTTACTATATTGCTGGCCTTGCTGATGGCCTTTCTTGCTATTGGTTCTGTTGATGCACAACGGTCAAAGAGTAGTCGGCGGAGTAAGGCACGTACCCACCGCGTGGTGAAGAAGAAAAAACGGAAGGCCCCTCAACGGCCGCCTACTATTCACGAAAACCCTTACGTGATGTGTGAGGATACTTGTGGGCACGTTCACGGAATCGATATGAGCCATTATCAGGGTGAAGTGTTCTGGGAAACGGTGGGCGACAACAGCAGGATGGCTTACGTCTATCTGAAAGCTACCGAAGGCGGCGACAGAATTGACTCCCGATATGAAGAGAATATCGAACTGGCTCATCGCTATGGGCTGAAAGTGGGCTCGTATCATTTTTTCCGTCCAAAAACGGATTTGGTGAAGCAGATGGCCAATTTCCGTACCCAATGTCTGCCTGGCGAACAAGACCTTATCCCCATGCTCGATGTGGAAAGCACGGGGGGGCTCGACTCGGAGGAGTTCTGCGATTCTCTGTTCCGCTTTCTGGACATGATGGAGGCTACTTATCATCAGAAACCTCTTATATATACTGGAAGAAATTTCTACAACAAGCATCTTGTGGGAAAAATTGACGACTATCTGTTGATGATTGCTATGTACACCGATGAAGAGCCAGTATTGGCCGACGACCGCGACATCTGTCTCTGGCAATATACGGCCAAGGGTCGCATCAACGGGGTAATAGGCTATGTGGATAAGAGTAGGTTTATGGGCAGTCACGGCCTGCGCGAATTGAAGTATAGGCGATAA
- the mnmA gene encoding tRNA 2-thiouridine(34) synthase MnmA: MKENLKDKRIAVLLSGGVDSAVVVHELASMGQKPDCFYIKIGPEEDEEWDCTSEEDMEMATAVAHKYGCKLEVVDCHKEYWNQVTRYTMEKVKAGLTPNPDVMCNRLIKFGAFHEKRGHDYDLIATGHYAQTEIDEEGRKWLTTSPDPVKDQTDFLAQISDWQLKKALFPIGHFVKDEVRQIAEREHLVNAKRKDSQGICFLGKINYNDYIRRFLGEQPGDVIELETGRLIGKHKGLWFHTIGQRKGMGFGGGPWFVVKKDVDKNILYVSHGYDPQTAYKQNFSIHDFNYLTPLHEDESLPHRITFKIRHTPDYLPATLETTSEGFIVHADAPIHGVAPGQFCVVYDEQHHRCFGSAEIGI; encoded by the coding sequence ATGAAAGAAAACCTCAAGGATAAGCGTATAGCAGTATTGTTGTCGGGCGGCGTAGATAGTGCCGTAGTTGTTCATGAGCTTGCCTCAATGGGCCAGAAACCCGATTGTTTCTATATCAAGATTGGTCCGGAAGAGGATGAGGAATGGGACTGCACATCTGAAGAAGATATGGAAATGGCCACGGCCGTAGCCCATAAATACGGATGCAAACTGGAGGTTGTCGATTGTCATAAGGAGTATTGGAATCAGGTGACACGCTACACGATGGAAAAAGTGAAAGCTGGCCTGACGCCCAATCCCGACGTGATGTGCAACCGACTCATCAAGTTTGGAGCCTTCCACGAAAAGCGAGGACACGACTACGACTTGATAGCCACGGGTCACTATGCGCAGACAGAAATAGACGAAGAAGGACGCAAATGGCTCACTACCAGTCCCGATCCGGTAAAGGACCAGACCGATTTTCTGGCTCAGATTAGCGATTGGCAACTGAAAAAAGCCCTCTTCCCCATAGGCCACTTTGTAAAAGACGAAGTACGCCAAATAGCTGAGCGCGAGCATTTAGTAAACGCTAAGCGAAAGGACTCGCAGGGCATTTGTTTCCTCGGAAAGATAAATTATAACGACTATATCCGCCGCTTCCTAGGCGAACAGCCTGGCGATGTGATTGAACTGGAAACGGGCCGTCTGATTGGAAAGCACAAAGGATTGTGGTTCCACACCATAGGCCAGCGCAAGGGAATGGGATTTGGCGGCGGTCCTTGGTTTGTGGTAAAGAAAGATGTTGACAAGAACATTCTATACGTTAGTCATGGCTACGACCCGCAAACGGCCTATAAGCAGAACTTCTCTATCCACGATTTCAACTACCTGACACCTTTGCACGAAGATGAATCCCTACCCCATCGCATCACGTTCAAAATCCGTCACACGCCCGACTATCTGCCAGCCACACTCGAAACCACCTCAGAAGGTTTTATCGTGCATGCAGACGCACCCATTCACGGCGTAGCACCAGGACAGTTCTGCGTGGTTTATGACGAACAGCACCACCGTTGCTTCGGTTCAGCAGAAATAGGCATCTGA
- a CDS encoding GDP-L-fucose synthase, whose amino-acid sequence MLNKDSKIYVAGHHGLVGSAIWNNLLHRGYTNLVGRSHKELDLTDQVAVRKFFDEEQPDAVVLAAAFVGGIMANSLYRADFIMMNMKIQCNVISEAFAHHVKKLLFLGSTCIYPKNAPQPMKEDCLLTSPLEYTNEEYAIAKIAGLKMCESYNLQYGTNYIAVMPTNLYGPNDNFHLENSHVMPAMMRKVYLAKLIHDGEWEKIAIDLNKRPVEGVTGNASKEEILKVLEKYGIYSNRVVLWGTGTPLREFLWSEDMADASVHVLLNVNFSDIIGIEKYSSVHYGATTDGAVDRNHSAGRGGAIPKLGEIRNCHINVGTGKELTIRQLSELVAKSVGYEGTIEFDSSKPDGTMRKLIDVEKLHQLGWTHKVEIEDGVQQLFDWYKESLVN is encoded by the coding sequence ATGCTGAATAAAGATTCTAAAATCTACGTAGCGGGACACCACGGACTTGTGGGTTCCGCTATTTGGAATAATTTACTACATAGAGGATATACCAACCTCGTAGGTCGTTCACATAAGGAACTGGACCTTACCGATCAGGTGGCAGTCAGGAAGTTCTTTGACGAAGAACAGCCAGATGCCGTCGTGTTGGCAGCAGCTTTCGTAGGCGGCATTATGGCCAATAGCCTGTATCGTGCCGACTTTATCATGATGAACATGAAAATCCAATGCAACGTCATTAGCGAAGCATTTGCTCATCATGTGAAAAAGCTTCTATTCCTGGGATCAACCTGTATTTACCCGAAGAATGCTCCACAACCCATGAAAGAAGATTGCCTGCTCACTTCGCCCTTGGAATATACCAACGAGGAGTATGCCATCGCCAAGATAGCCGGTTTGAAAATGTGTGAGAGCTACAACCTGCAGTATGGTACCAACTATATTGCCGTGATGCCCACCAACCTCTATGGTCCTAACGACAATTTCCACCTGGAGAACAGTCATGTGATGCCAGCCATGATGCGTAAGGTGTATCTGGCCAAACTGATTCACGATGGCGAGTGGGAAAAGATAGCTATTGACTTGAACAAGCGACCGGTTGAAGGAGTGACAGGTAATGCTTCGAAAGAAGAGATTCTGAAGGTTTTAGAGAAATACGGTATCTACAGCAATCGCGTGGTCCTTTGGGGCACCGGTACCCCACTCCGCGAATTTCTCTGGAGCGAGGATATGGCCGACGCTTCCGTCCACGTGCTGCTGAACGTCAACTTCAGCGACATCATCGGCATAGAGAAATACTCAAGCGTTCATTACGGAGCAACCACCGATGGAGCCGTTGACAGGAATCATAGCGCAGGGCGAGGAGGCGCCATTCCTAAACTAGGCGAGATTCGCAATTGCCATATTAATGTAGGAACAGGCAAGGAACTGACCATCCGCCAGCTTTCAGAACTGGTAGCCAAGTCGGTAGGTTATGAAGGTACCATCGAGTTTGACAGTTCTAAGCCAGACGGAACGATGCGCAAGCTGATTGATGTTGAAAAACTTCATCAGTTGGGATGGACCCACAAGGTGGAAATTGAAGATGGTGTTCAGCAATTGTTTGACTGGTATAAGGAAAGTCTGGTGAATTGA
- a CDS encoding mannose-1-phosphate guanylyltransferase: MARINNHIVIMAGGVGSRFWPMSTSERPKQFIDVLGTGKTLLQLTVERFGTLVEPENIWVVTNARYADIVAEQLPSIPKENILCEPCRRNTAPCIAYVSWRIKKKDPKANIVVTPSDHIVMDVEEFRRVIKSCMNYTGESDAIVTLGMKPTRPETGYGYIQANLGASSLSNKNIYRVDSFREKPDLETAMEYIQQNNYYWNAGIFIWNVNTIVNAFRVYQPRMAKIFEQMLPVYGTPEEQAIVNEKFPTCENISVDYAIMEKAEEIFVCPADFGWSDLGTWGSLLTQSKRDLYGNAAIGTDVQLVECHDTIVHTTQEKKVVVQGLDGYIVAEHDDTLLICKLSEEQRIKQFSGEN, translated from the coding sequence ATGGCTCGAATAAACAATCATATTGTTATCATGGCAGGCGGTGTAGGCAGTCGTTTCTGGCCTATGAGTACTTCCGAGAGACCCAAGCAGTTTATAGACGTGTTGGGTACGGGTAAGACACTATTGCAACTTACCGTCGAACGCTTCGGAACGCTTGTTGAACCCGAGAACATCTGGGTAGTAACAAATGCCAGATATGCCGACATCGTGGCTGAGCAGCTGCCTTCGATACCCAAAGAGAATATATTGTGCGAACCTTGCCGTAGGAACACAGCCCCTTGTATAGCCTACGTTTCGTGGCGCATCAAGAAGAAGGACCCAAAGGCAAATATTGTGGTGACTCCCTCTGATCATATCGTGATGGATGTAGAAGAATTCCGCCGGGTGATTAAATCTTGTATGAACTATACCGGCGAGAGTGACGCCATCGTCACCTTGGGCATGAAACCCACACGTCCTGAAACCGGCTATGGGTATATTCAGGCTAACTTGGGAGCTTCATCATTAAGCAACAAGAATATCTACCGAGTTGACTCGTTCCGCGAAAAGCCCGACCTTGAGACGGCTATGGAGTATATTCAACAGAACAACTACTATTGGAACGCAGGTATATTCATCTGGAACGTAAACACTATTGTGAACGCATTCCGAGTGTACCAGCCTCGAATGGCAAAGATTTTCGAACAGATGCTACCCGTTTACGGAACGCCGGAAGAGCAAGCTATAGTAAACGAGAAATTCCCAACCTGCGAGAACATTTCCGTTGACTACGCTATTATGGAGAAGGCTGAAGAGATATTTGTTTGTCCTGCCGACTTCGGATGGAGCGATCTTGGCACTTGGGGCTCACTACTCACCCAATCGAAACGCGACCTCTACGGCAATGCTGCTATCGGAACAGACGTACAACTCGTAGAATGCCACGACACTATCGTTCATACCACACAAGAAAAGAAAGTAGTGGTTCAAGGACTAGACGGATATATCGTTGCCGAGCATGATGATACGTTACTCATCTGCAAGCTTTCGGAAGAGCAACGAATCAAGCAATTCTCGGGTGAGAACTAA
- a CDS encoding IS3 family transposase, giving the protein MKAYPVTSQCKLLGVSTQAYYKHGDTDLRKLAEEAFCVEYVKRIRQKDRGIGGGKLWQMYRKEFGDVHSVGYNRFYDIIEKYNLKVRKRKRRAKTTDSDHDLPLYPNLVKELIPLRPNQLWVSDITYMVIYLNAQTGEYDFCYLSLVTDYYTKEIIGWCVGETLEAKFAIEALEMALGRLGGRRDVDLIHHSDRGVQYASYAYTDILREHNIKISMTECGDPKDNAVAERVNGIVKNELLQGMSFFSIQEVRKALKAAIDFYNNERPHMSLDWRTPAEAALCTGELKKKWTSYREKAIKSLAA; this is encoded by the coding sequence GTGAAGGCTTACCCCGTCACGTCACAGTGTAAGCTGCTTGGTGTGTCAACCCAGGCCTACTATAAGCATGGTGACACGGATCTTCGCAAGTTGGCGGAGGAGGCGTTCTGCGTGGAGTATGTCAAGCGTATCCGTCAGAAGGACCGCGGCATCGGCGGCGGCAAGCTTTGGCAGATGTACAGGAAGGAGTTCGGCGACGTCCACAGCGTAGGCTACAACCGTTTCTATGATATCATTGAGAAGTATAACCTGAAGGTGCGTAAGCGCAAGCGTCGCGCTAAGACGACCGATTCCGACCACGACCTGCCCCTGTACCCCAACCTGGTGAAGGAACTCATCCCGCTGCGTCCCAACCAGCTGTGGGTGAGCGACATCACCTATATGGTCATCTATCTGAATGCCCAGACGGGCGAATACGACTTCTGCTACCTGTCGCTTGTGACAGACTACTATACAAAGGAAATTATCGGCTGGTGCGTAGGCGAGACATTGGAGGCCAAGTTTGCCATCGAAGCCCTGGAAATGGCATTGGGCCGGCTTGGAGGCAGACGGGATGTTGATCTTATTCACCACTCTGACCGTGGCGTACAGTACGCAAGCTACGCCTATACGGACATCTTGAGAGAACACAACATTAAGATCAGCATGACCGAATGTGGAGACCCAAAGGACAATGCTGTGGCAGAACGTGTCAACGGCATCGTCAAGAACGAGCTGCTTCAGGGAATGTCTTTCTTCTCAATACAGGAGGTCAGGAAGGCTTTGAAGGCTGCCATCGACTTCTACAACAACGAGCGTCCGCATATGAGTCTTGACTGGAGAACGCCTGCAGAAGCGGCGCTCTGCACGGGAGAACTGAAGAAAAAGTGGACAAGCTACAGAGAAAAGGCCATCAAAAGCTTGGCTGCATGA
- a CDS encoding DedA family protein, with the protein MNMITSLLNNLNYGTILLLMLLESTVIPVPSELVVAPAAYHAAGGSLNVFLVVLFATIGADLGASINYFVALYVGRPVIYRFANSRWGKMCLLNQEKVEKSERYFDEHGIAATLTGRLIPGIRHLISLPAGLARMNYWKFLLYTTIGAGAWHSILALMGWYMHAVVPENELEATIEQYNHYIVYTIFGLLFLAIIWMVVKHRKNSQRE; encoded by the coding sequence CTGAATATGATAACATCTTTACTTAATAACCTGAACTACGGTACCATCCTACTGCTCATGCTATTGGAAAGTACCGTCATCCCCGTGCCATCTGAATTAGTTGTAGCTCCTGCAGCCTATCATGCAGCAGGCGGTTCGCTCAATGTTTTTCTGGTAGTACTCTTTGCCACTATCGGAGCCGATCTTGGTGCCTCCATCAACTATTTTGTAGCTCTCTATGTGGGACGTCCTGTCATCTACCGGTTTGCCAACAGCCGTTGGGGCAAGATGTGTCTCTTGAATCAGGAGAAGGTTGAGAAGAGCGAGCGTTATTTTGATGAACATGGTATCGCAGCAACCCTTACGGGCCGACTCATTCCCGGTATTCGTCATCTCATCTCCTTACCAGCCGGTCTGGCTCGTATGAACTACTGGAAATTCCTTCTTTACACCACGATTGGCGCAGGTGCCTGGCACTCTATCCTGGCCCTAATGGGATGGTACATGCATGCCGTAGTGCCCGAAAACGAACTTGAAGCCACTATCGAACAGTACAATCACTATATTGTTTATACTATCTTTGGCCTACTGTTTCTGGCAATCATCTGGATGGTGGTAAAACATAGAAAAAATTCTCAAAGAGAATAA
- a CDS encoding tetratricopeptide repeat protein, with product MKNTGDEYFDSQEFIDLLAQYEKAVQNNEPVFLDADELAEIADYYQMTDRPTEAKSAIQLALSLSPGAIAPLTYCIHEALYCGDTKKAWQLLDQITERDEPDYIYDRGEIMIVEGSTDEADAYFLEEFKNVPPEESQDYVVDVANIYSDYGVSDKALEWMQRAKPENTPQFKELMARTLFGLGKYQDSQRLWNELIEHDPFQKRYWNALATTQFMNEDYSGSIESSEYAIAIDPDDPEGIVAKANALYRLGNYEKALEYYRRYLQQVPDDEFAILHESTCLINTGQNDEALQRLQQAVQVAPPDSPYLADIYQEIAFAYSEKGNPDEAINYLDMTNTLECDHLQVCVVKGHVMLQAGRVNEAQEYFRQAVVSSDEPQQTLLRIIVSLYDNHYLEGSYEMMHRYFQLAGENSNEGYAYMALICHDLRRHEEYLRYLKKACACNPKECQMVLGHLFPKDIDPENYYSYVQERLKQ from the coding sequence ATGAAGAATACTGGCGACGAATATTTCGACTCACAAGAATTTATCGATCTGCTGGCCCAATATGAAAAGGCCGTGCAGAACAACGAGCCTGTTTTTCTCGATGCCGATGAACTGGCCGAGATAGCCGACTATTACCAGATGACCGACCGCCCCACTGAGGCGAAGTCGGCCATCCAGTTGGCTTTGAGTCTGTCGCCAGGTGCCATTGCTCCCCTCACCTATTGTATTCACGAAGCCTTGTACTGCGGTGATACGAAAAAAGCCTGGCAATTACTCGATCAGATTACTGAACGCGACGAGCCCGACTACATCTACGATCGTGGCGAGATTATGATTGTTGAAGGAAGCACCGACGAGGCCGATGCCTATTTTCTCGAGGAATTCAAGAATGTCCCCCCCGAAGAGAGTCAGGACTACGTAGTCGATGTGGCCAACATATACAGCGACTACGGTGTGAGCGATAAAGCCTTGGAATGGATGCAACGTGCAAAACCCGAGAACACGCCACAGTTCAAGGAACTCATGGCTCGTACCCTTTTCGGACTTGGCAAATACCAAGATTCCCAGCGTTTGTGGAATGAGCTCATTGAGCACGATCCGTTTCAAAAACGCTATTGGAACGCACTGGCCACTACCCAGTTCATGAACGAAGACTACTCAGGTTCTATCGAGAGCAGTGAGTATGCCATTGCTATTGATCCTGACGATCCTGAAGGCATCGTGGCAAAAGCAAACGCCCTTTATCGATTGGGTAATTACGAGAAAGCGTTGGAGTATTATCGCCGATACCTTCAGCAAGTGCCTGACGATGAGTTTGCCATTCTTCACGAAAGCACATGCCTTATCAACACAGGACAAAACGATGAGGCGCTTCAACGCCTGCAGCAAGCCGTCCAGGTGGCTCCACCTGACTCACCTTATCTGGCCGACATCTATCAGGAGATTGCCTTTGCCTACAGCGAGAAAGGGAATCCTGACGAGGCTATTAATTATCTCGACATGACCAACACCCTTGAATGCGACCACCTACAGGTGTGTGTAGTCAAAGGTCACGTCATGCTTCAGGCAGGCCGTGTGAATGAAGCTCAGGAATATTTCCGTCAAGCAGTAGTCAGTAGCGACGAGCCCCAGCAAACCTTGTTGCGCATCATTGTTTCACTCTACGACAACCACTACTTAGAGGGTAGTTACGAAATGATGCACAGGTATTTCCAGCTTGCGGGCGAAAACAGCAATGAGGGATATGCTTACATGGCCTTGATCTGTCATGATTTGCGGCGACATGAAGAATACCTCAGATATCTGAAAAAGGCATGCGCCTGCAATCCGAAAGAGTGCCAGATGGTGCTTGGCCACCTATTCCCCAAAGACATAGACCCTGAGAACTACTACTCGTATGTTCAAGAGCGGTTGAAGCAATAA
- a CDS encoding glutamine--tRNA ligase/YqeY domain fusion protein has protein sequence MSEKVITESEEKKSVSFVEQIVRDDLAAGKNGGRIQTRFPPEPNGYLHIGHAKAIAIDFGLAKKYGGECNLRFDDTNPVKEDTEYIENIEQDIKWLGYQWSNVYYASDYFQQLWDFAVWLIQQGRAYVDEQSAETIAQQKGTTTSPGTNSPFRDRPIEENLRLFEFMNSGKCEPGSMVLRAKIDMTHSNMLFRDPLIYRVLNIPHVKTGDKWNAYPMYDFTHGQSDYLEGVTHSLCTLEFVEHRPLYDLFVTWMKEWKGETTDIEDNRPRQTEFNKLNLNYTLMSKRNLLALVQNGMVSGWDDPRMPTICGFRRRGYSPESIVKFIDKIGYTKLDALNDMALLESVVRDDLNSRAIRVSAVLDPVKVVITNYPEDKVEQLTAVNNPENEADGTHEVEFSRELWIERDDFQEVAEKKFMRLAPGKEVRLKNAYIIKCDEEHPCDKDADGHVTTIYCTYDPETRSGMPGADRKIKGKTLHWVSCKHAVEAEVRLYDRLWKVENPRDDMAAIRDEQQCDAITAMKQIINPDSLHVLKGCYIEPFAATMKSLSYLQFQRIGYFNVDPDSTPEHPVFNKTVGLKDTWKK, from the coding sequence ATGTCAGAGAAAGTAATTACTGAAAGCGAAGAGAAAAAATCCGTTAGTTTCGTTGAACAAATTGTCCGTGACGACCTTGCGGCCGGCAAAAACGGCGGACGTATCCAGACCCGTTTTCCACCTGAACCCAACGGCTATTTGCACATAGGCCATGCCAAGGCCATCGCTATCGACTTCGGTTTGGCTAAGAAATATGGCGGCGAATGCAACCTGCGATTCGATGACACCAACCCTGTAAAGGAGGACACCGAGTATATAGAAAACATTGAGCAGGACATCAAATGGTTGGGCTATCAGTGGTCAAATGTTTACTATGCTTCTGACTATTTCCAACAATTGTGGGACTTTGCCGTTTGGCTCATCCAGCAGGGACGTGCCTATGTTGATGAGCAGAGTGCCGAAACGATTGCCCAGCAAAAGGGTACAACCACCAGCCCCGGCACCAACTCACCGTTCCGCGACCGCCCCATTGAGGAGAACCTTCGTCTCTTCGAGTTTATGAACAGCGGCAAATGTGAACCAGGTTCGATGGTACTGCGTGCCAAGATTGACATGACCCATTCGAACATGTTGTTCCGCGACCCACTTATCTATCGTGTACTGAATATTCCCCACGTGAAAACTGGTGATAAGTGGAATGCCTATCCCATGTACGACTTCACTCATGGTCAGAGCGACTATCTTGAAGGAGTCACCCACTCACTCTGCACACTCGAATTTGTTGAACATCGCCCCCTCTACGACCTGTTCGTAACATGGATGAAAGAATGGAAAGGCGAAACTACGGATATTGAAGACAACCGTCCCCGTCAGACTGAGTTCAACAAACTGAACCTGAACTATACACTCATGTCTAAGCGTAACCTCCTGGCTTTGGTACAGAACGGCATGGTGAGCGGATGGGACGATCCCCGCATGCCAACTATCTGCGGATTCCGTCGTCGTGGTTACAGTCCTGAGAGTATTGTAAAATTCATCGACAAAATTGGTTATACCAAACTCGATGCTCTGAACGACATGGCATTGCTGGAGAGTGTAGTACGCGATGATTTGAACTCACGTGCCATCCGTGTATCGGCAGTACTCGATCCAGTTAAGGTGGTTATTACCAACTATCCAGAGGACAAAGTTGAACAACTCACCGCTGTGAACAATCCTGAGAACGAGGCCGATGGAACTCACGAGGTAGAGTTCAGCCGCGAGTTGTGGATAGAGCGTGACGACTTCCAGGAAGTGGCCGAGAAAAAATTCATGCGCCTGGCTCCTGGCAAGGAAGTTAGATTAAAGAACGCATATATTATCAAGTGTGACGAAGAGCACCCCTGCGACAAGGATGCCGATGGCCACGTAACCACCATCTACTGTACCTACGATCCTGAAACTCGCAGCGGAATGCCCGGTGCCGATCGAAAAATTAAGGGCAAGACCCTTCACTGGGTGAGTTGCAAACATGCCGTAGAGGCTGAAGTTCGCCTATACGACCGTCTATGGAAAGTTGAGAATCCTCGTGATGACATGGCTGCTATTCGCGACGAGCAACAGTGCGATGCTATCACTGCGATGAAACAAATCATCAACCCCGATTCACTCCACGTACTGAAGGGCTGCTATATCGAACCGTTTGCCGCCACGATGAAATCGCTAAGCTATCTGCAGTTCCAGCGCATTGGCTATTTCAACGTCGATCCTGATTCTACACCCGAACACCCGGTATTCAACAAAACCGTAGGTCTGAAGGATACTTGGAAGAAATAA
- the mltG gene encoding endolytic transglycosylase MltG, whose amino-acid sequence MINKKLFSEKYFYLLPAGICFVGLLVIIYYYFFTGFTYHTQTEYVYIDANDNIDSVYNKFSTVGSRHGMTALGTLLRHSDYENHIRTGRFAVNPNDGVITIFRRLRNGQQAPVMLTIPESRTIQILAGVLSRKLMIDSTTIACSLTDSAYCASLGYTTQTIPAMFVPNTYEVYWDTNIDKFLQRMKREHDTFWNYERLHKAEAIGLTPVEVCTLASIIDEETANTKEKPMIAGMYLNRLHVGMPLQADPTVKFALGDFAIHRIRHGMLNTDSPYNTYKYEGLPPGPIKIASIKGIDAVLNRVSHNYLYMCAKEDFSGTHNFAHSYNDHLKNAARYARALNERGIE is encoded by the coding sequence ATGATCAACAAGAAACTATTCAGCGAAAAATATTTCTATCTATTGCCTGCCGGTATATGCTTTGTCGGTTTGTTAGTAATTATTTATTACTATTTCTTCACAGGTTTCACTTATCACACCCAGACAGAATATGTATATATCGATGCCAATGACAATATCGACTCTGTATATAATAAATTCTCCACTGTTGGCTCACGTCATGGAATGACTGCCCTTGGCACTCTACTGCGTCACAGCGATTACGAAAATCACATCCGCACCGGACGCTTTGCTGTTAATCCCAACGATGGCGTGATAACCATTTTCCGCCGTCTACGCAACGGTCAGCAGGCACCTGTAATGCTCACCATCCCTGAGAGTCGAACCATACAGATATTGGCTGGTGTATTGAGTAGGAAACTCATGATTGACAGCACGACCATTGCCTGCTCATTGACAGATTCGGCTTACTGTGCTTCACTGGGCTATACCACACAGACCATTCCTGCCATGTTTGTGCCCAACACTTATGAAGTGTATTGGGACACCAATATCGACAAGTTCCTTCAGCGCATGAAACGTGAACACGACACTTTTTGGAACTACGAACGTCTTCATAAGGCTGAAGCTATTGGCCTCACCCCTGTCGAAGTATGCACCCTGGCCAGCATCATCGATGAAGAAACTGCCAACACCAAGGAAAAGCCGATGATAGCCGGTATGTACCTGAACCGCCTGCATGTAGGAATGCCTCTCCAGGCAGATCCTACGGTGAAGTTTGCCTTGGGCGATTTTGCCATCCATCGCATCCGCCATGGAATGCTCAACACCGACAGTCCTTACAACACCTACAAATATGAAGGTCTTCCTCCTGGTCCTATTAAAATTGCCAGTATCAAAGGTATTGATGCCGTCTTAAACCGTGTATCCCACAATTATTTATACATGTGTGCAAAAGAAGATTTCTCAGGCACTCACAATTTTGCCCACTCCTATAACGACCATCTTAAGAATGCAGCCCGTTATGCCCGAGCCCTCAACGAACGAGGTATAGAATAA